A window from Glandiceps talaboti chromosome 15, keGlaTala1.1, whole genome shotgun sequence encodes these proteins:
- the LOC144446261 gene encoding rho GTPase-activating protein 19-like produces MATRAIYCNPNYYLEAMKHKYPDVFIDWCCTELSHVLDFKGTDSIGDLLKGNIEVKYPKNSIKKVRGQKRKVTGGVFGATLTAEGYCQAKLLIEYLKRHLHVEGIFRIPGNAERQRKLKEKIISGAIIDLDTDIFTPHDVACTLKAFLGELPEPLLSDRQFQAHVQAAGLTYKLEDYNPSGMSEDIKQKWREKRKQDHIMALTYLFLMLNTCSFKLLQELLDLLHLAAKQQTNNKMTAFNLGVMFAPHVLWPRYFTTDDVRDQDFVNKLNTGVEFMIKHSQKICKVPPFILAKCETYLKNGGSLEHNVDTPMQSTKTKTDTPDGVIISGPQHSNIYVKSRHTTEEALGHLYDDIKHMEPSAKKRKLMKNFAKNCHMPGTPTNVREGSAKYLREKKHSRSKSFGGVIKKHVLGSTNKKHKKTAVLSPTSSHMPEVTTRSVVSDDSVAFRLLPSMGSIRPVANDDSVANSLLPSTSNALSLKQARYIKHRLNAQKLTTPTTMSNQTPTQHVRAYNKTPDSVSSTPSHHITKCKRDPLHQRLFSTDMPYVDATPKRSPTTRSMSRDTPKNGKIDLFNRAQAEVLAPAQEQVMFVAIRPMCLPCSYHRQEENRLGEE; encoded by the exons ATGGCAACAAGGGCAATATATTGCAACCCAAACTACTATCTGGAAGCGATGAAACATAAATATCCAGATGTTTTCATCGACTGGTGTTGTACAGAGTTGTCACATGTACTAGACTTCAAAGGAACTGATAGTATTGGAGATCTTCTCAAAGGAAACATTGAGGTTAAATATCCTAAAAATTCTATCAAAAAAGTAAGAGGACAGAAAAGGAAAG TTACAGGTGGTGTTTTTGGTGCTACGCTAACAGCAGAAGGTTATTGCCAAGCAAAGCTACTTattgaatatttgaaaagaC ATCTCCATGTTGAAGGAATATTCCGAATTCCAGGGAATGCTGAGAGACAGCGGAAGCTGAAAGAAAAGATCATCAGTGGTGCAATAATAGATTTAGATACTGACATCTTCACACCACATGATGTAGCATGTACATTAAAGGCATTTCTAGGAGAACTACCGGAACCACTGTTGTCAGACAGACAGTTTCAAGCACATGTACAGGCTGCAG GTTTGACATACAAGTTAGAGGACTACAATCCATCTGGTATGAGTGAAGACATCAAGCAGAAATGGAGAGAGAAAAGGAAGCAAGACCATATCATGGCATTGACATACTTGTTTTTGATGTTGAACACTTGCAGTTTCAAACTCCTCCAAGAGCTCTTAGATTTACTTCACTTAGCAGCCAAGCAACAGactaataataaaatgacaGCGTTCAACCTTGGTGTCATGTTTGCACCACATGTACTATGGCCAAGATAT TTTACCACTGATGACGTACGAGATCAAGACTTTGTAAATAAACTGAATACTGGAGTAGAGTTTATGATCAAACATTCACAGAAAATTTGCAAG GTTCCTCCATTCATTCTTGCCAAGTGTGAAACGTACCTGAAAAATGGAGGTTCACTTGAACACAACGTTGACACCCCAATGCAGAGTACAAAGACTAAAACAGACACACCAGATGGAGTAATCATCAGTGGGCCTCAGCACAGTAATATCTACGTTAAGAGTCGACATACCACAGAGGAAGCTCTGGGACATCTTTATGACGATATCAAACACATGGAACCAAGTGCCAAGAAACGAAAACTTATGAAAAAT TTTGCCAAGAACTGTCACATGCCTGGTACCCCAACCAATGTCAGAGAAGGGTCAGCAAAGTATCTGAGGGAGAAGAAACATTCCAGAAGTAAATCATTTGGTGGTGTTATCAAG AAGCATGTCTTAGGTAGTACAAATAAGAAACACAAGAAGACAGCAGTCCTTTCACCGACCAGTTCACACATG CCAGAGGTAACAACTAGATCGGTAGTGAGTGATGACTCTGTAGCCTTTCGTCTACTGCCCTCTATGGGCAGTATTAGACCTGTAGCGAATGATGACTCTGTAGCCAATAGTCTACTGCCCTCTACCAGCAATGCTCTATCACTAAAACAAGCACGGTATATTAAACACAGACTAAATGCACAAAAACTAACAACTCCTACAACGATGTCCAATCAG ACACCAACACAGCATGTCAGAGCATATAACAAAACTCCAGACTCAGTATCATCAACACCTTCTCACCACATCACTAAATGCAAACGTGATCCTTTACATCAGAGATTGTTTTCAACTGACATGCCATATGTTGATGCTACACCTAAACGATCACCAACCACTAGATCTATGTCTAGAGATACACCTAAAAATGGAAAG ATCGATTTGTTCAACCGAGCACAAGCAGAAGTACTAGCACCAGCACAAGAACAGGTAATGTTTGTTGCCATAAGACCAATGTGCCTTCCATGCAGCTATCATCGACAGGAAGAAAACAGACTGGGAGAAGAATGA
- the LOC144446779 gene encoding ribonuclease H2 subunit A-like: MSLDLSKFELDNTINHIVQSEIPEICKTEPCCFGIDEAGRGPVLGPMVYGICYCPISQNERLAEMGFADSKTLSEEQREELFSKIDEAKDLIGYKTEIISPNFISNCMLRRAKCSLNEVSKNSAIGLLKLTLEHGVNVKEVYVDTVGDAGKYQDYLKGIFPDLEITVTPKADAKFPIVSAASICAKVCRDRAVKSWKFHEGLECFTESQYGSGYPNDPATKKWLSSITDPVFGFPQFVRFSWSTASKILEESAVPVHWEDSDEEDEHAKGTPSLHNFFGAKGSDPRKKKHQFFTERNIKQVIDF; the protein is encoded by the exons ATGTCTCTCGACCTCAGTAAATTCGAACTAGATAATACCATTAACCATATAGTGCAATCAGAGATTCCGGAAATATGTAAAACCGAACCATGCTGTTTCGGGATCGACGAAGCTGGTCGTGGACCCGTCCTCG GTCCGATGGTGTATGGCATTTGCTATTGTCCAATCTCACAAAATGAACGTCTGGCAGAGATGGGCTTTGCTGACTCCAAGACACTATCAGAAGAACAGAGAGAAGAATTATTCAGTAAAATTGATGAAGCCAAAGATTTGATTGGCTACAAGACAGAAATTATATCACCAAATTTTATATCAAACTGTATGCTAAGAAG AGCTAAATGTAGTCTAAATGAAGTGTCTAAGAACTCAGCCATAGGACTACTAAAACTTACACTTGAACATGGTGTCAATGTCAAAGAG GTGTATGTAGATACAGTGGGAGATGCAGGAAAGTATCAAGATTATCTGAAAGGAATATTTCCAGACTTAGAGATCACAGTTACACCAAAGGCTGATGCTAAGTTTCCTATAGTTAGTGCTGCCAGTATATGTGCCAAG GTATGCAGGGACAGAGCAGTGAAATCCTGGAAATTCCATGAAGGCTTGGAATGTTTTACGGAATCACAGTATGGATCAGGTTATCCAAATGATCCTGCTACTAAAAAATGGCTGAGCAGCATCACTGATCCAGTATTTGGCTTTCCTCAGTTTGTTAGATTTAGTTGGTCTACAGCTAGTAAGATACTAGAAGAGAGTGCTGTCCCAGTTCACTG GGAAGATTCAGATGAGGAGGACGAGCATGCCAAGGGTACCCCATCATTGCATAATTTCTTTGGAGCTAAGGGGTCTGATCCTAGGAAGAAGAAACATCAGTTCTTTACAGAGAGAAATATTAAACAAGTCATAGACTTTTGA